In a genomic window of Pedobacter sp. KBS0701:
- a CDS encoding TonB-dependent receptor, whose protein sequence is MKRSLFSYGGFVRTDWYLLQKMFLKSKILSVIFTSITLLLLSFQLIAQEQSTVTGTVIDEKGETVVGASIKIKGTSTGATTDADGKFKIQVADKNATLIFIYVGYVNQEVALAGRFQVNVKLKPSNNDLSEVVVVGYNTQKKEAITGAISSISSKDLEKVHGGSTVSTGLAGKLPGVSFRMPDGRPGSSANIQIRNMGNPLYVIDGIQQDAGQFNNISPNDIETISVLKDASAAIYGSRAANGVVLVTTKRGKNSTRNTFSVDAYTGWQNWVRFPETTDAYQWMLGKATAELNQNGKTDITPAELEKWKAGTEYGYQSQNWRDIIIAPNAPQSSINLSASGGSDKVNYYFSGTHLDQKGVYGTAREFDFNRTNIQSNIEAKITDRFKVGMLINGRIESRDQPGVPGGDDYWAARFALLRNRPTEQAYANGNPNYPNDIGHNTEQFAVQSKALTGYWKSDWRVLQTNLSASYDTPIKGLEIKGLYSYYIADNVINGHEYTYNVYTYHPETGVYEEKVGSSNPYRERRNEKIYTNTYQLQANYNRTFGKHTVGGVLVAERLDRFRTYTFQHAVPQTNILPVLQFADMDGQDFADIQEEEARIGYVARINYNYDNKYYLELSGRRDASWKFAPDRRVGYFPSASIGWRITQEKFMKSLLGESTVLNDLKLRASYGVLGDDDLGIDPFAYIPGYRYNQGTVILDGKNITTSRDKGPIINNLSWLKSKITDIGLDFSLFNSKLSGTADYFYRKRTGLKQVKNDVVVPIELGYPLAAENLESDAQFGAEFALNYRDKIGEFNYNVGGNISISRRKFLDQYKPRYGNSWDNYRNSYNQRYTDIFWGYEVTGQFQNIDEINNYKVNIDGQGNRSLLPGDLIYKDQNGDGVINDLDQRPIGYTTTGQPNIGFGFTIGGSYKSFDFTADFSGGAMYSWNQNWEQRWAFQNTGALLQSFADDSWHRTNPYDLNSAWIPGKYPALRFNDGGHSNYNKNSTFWLHNVRYLRARTLEIGYTIPKRWAEKIKIQNARVYVNGYNLFSIDNLSDYGVDPEIADDNGLQYPQNKFFNIGLKLTL, encoded by the coding sequence ATGAAAAGAAGTTTATTCTCCTATGGCGGCTTTGTACGTACGGATTGGTACTTGCTTCAAAAGATGTTTTTGAAAAGCAAAATTCTCTCTGTTATTTTTACCTCAATCACCTTACTCTTACTTTCATTTCAGCTCATTGCACAGGAACAAAGTACCGTTACTGGTACCGTTATTGACGAGAAGGGCGAAACAGTTGTAGGTGCCAGCATTAAAATCAAGGGAACCAGCACGGGGGCAACCACTGATGCTGACGGAAAATTTAAAATCCAGGTGGCCGATAAAAATGCAACCCTGATTTTTATTTATGTAGGTTATGTTAATCAGGAAGTCGCCCTGGCAGGACGTTTTCAGGTTAATGTTAAACTTAAACCTTCCAACAACGATCTTAGCGAAGTGGTGGTAGTGGGTTACAACACACAGAAAAAAGAAGCCATTACCGGTGCCATTTCCTCCATCAGCAGCAAAGACCTCGAAAAAGTACATGGCGGTTCAACTGTAAGTACGGGCCTTGCTGGCAAACTGCCCGGCGTTTCGTTCAGGATGCCTGACGGTAGACCGGGATCGAGTGCCAACATCCAGATCCGTAACATGGGTAATCCATTGTACGTAATTGATGGTATCCAGCAGGATGCAGGGCAGTTTAATAATATTTCGCCCAATGATATTGAAACGATTAGCGTACTTAAAGACGCTTCGGCCGCTATTTATGGTAGCAGGGCCGCTAATGGGGTAGTTTTGGTAACGACCAAAAGAGGTAAAAACAGTACGCGTAATACTTTTAGTGTTGATGCTTATACCGGATGGCAGAACTGGGTACGTTTCCCTGAAACGACTGATGCTTACCAATGGATGTTAGGAAAAGCTACTGCAGAACTAAACCAGAATGGCAAAACAGATATTACTCCGGCAGAACTTGAAAAATGGAAAGCAGGAACAGAATATGGCTATCAGAGCCAGAACTGGAGAGATATCATCATCGCGCCCAATGCGCCACAATCTTCAATTAATTTAAGTGCTTCCGGTGGTAGCGACAAGGTAAATTATTACTTTTCGGGTACGCACCTGGATCAGAAAGGGGTGTATGGAACGGCACGTGAGTTCGATTTCAACAGGACCAATATTCAGAGCAATATTGAAGCTAAAATAACCGACCGTTTTAAAGTTGGGATGTTGATCAACGGCCGTATCGAAAGCCGCGATCAGCCAGGGGTACCGGGCGGAGATGATTACTGGGCTGCCCGTTTTGCACTTTTGAGAAACAGGCCGACTGAACAGGCTTATGCCAATGGCAATCCAAATTATCCGAACGATATCGGACACAATACTGAACAGTTTGCCGTACAGAGCAAGGCCTTAACCGGTTACTGGAAATCTGACTGGAGGGTTTTACAGACCAATTTATCAGCAAGTTATGATACGCCTATTAAAGGTTTGGAGATAAAAGGTTTATACTCTTATTACATCGCCGATAATGTAATCAACGGTCATGAGTATACCTACAACGTGTATACTTATCATCCTGAAACCGGTGTTTACGAAGAAAAAGTAGGAAGTTCTAACCCATACAGGGAACGTAGAAACGAAAAGATTTACACCAATACCTACCAGTTACAGGCCAACTACAACCGCACTTTTGGTAAACATACCGTTGGTGGTGTCTTGGTAGCAGAGCGTTTAGACCGTTTTAGAACCTATACTTTCCAGCATGCCGTACCACAGACCAATATTCTGCCTGTTTTGCAGTTTGCAGATATGGATGGACAGGATTTCGCCGATATCCAGGAAGAAGAAGCCCGTATTGGTTACGTTGCAAGGATAAATTATAACTATGATAACAAATATTACCTGGAACTTTCTGGCCGTAGAGATGCCTCATGGAAGTTTGCACCAGATAGGCGTGTAGGTTATTTCCCTTCTGCATCCATTGGTTGGAGAATTACTCAGGAGAAATTTATGAAATCGCTTTTAGGTGAAAGCACGGTCTTAAATGATTTGAAACTCCGTGCTTCCTACGGTGTACTTGGAGATGATGATCTGGGTATTGACCCTTTCGCTTACATCCCGGGGTACCGTTATAACCAAGGCACTGTGATTCTGGATGGGAAGAATATTACCACTTCAAGGGATAAAGGACCGATCATCAATAACCTGAGCTGGCTGAAAAGCAAAATAACAGATATCGGTTTAGATTTTTCATTGTTTAACAGTAAACTTAGCGGAACTGCAGATTATTTCTACAGAAAACGTACTGGTTTAAAGCAGGTTAAAAATGATGTGGTGGTGCCAATTGAACTGGGATACCCACTGGCAGCAGAAAACCTGGAAAGTGACGCTCAGTTCGGAGCCGAATTCGCCTTAAATTACAGGGATAAGATCGGAGAATTCAACTACAATGTAGGAGGAAACATTTCCATTAGCCGAAGAAAGTTTTTAGATCAGTATAAACCGCGTTACGGCAACTCGTGGGACAATTACAGAAATAGCTATAACCAGCGTTATACAGATATTTTTTGGGGCTATGAGGTAACCGGACAGTTCCAGAATATTGACGAGATCAATAACTACAAAGTAAACATCGATGGGCAGGGAAACCGCTCTTTATTGCCGGGCGATTTAATTTATAAGGATCAAAACGGTGACGGTGTGATCAACGACCTGGATCAAAGACCGATCGGATATACCACAACAGGACAGCCAAACATCGGCTTTGGTTTTACCATTGGTGGTTCTTACAAAAGCTTTGATTTTACAGCCGATTTTTCTGGCGGTGCGATGTACTCCTGGAACCAGAACTGGGAACAGCGCTGGGCATTTCAGAATACAGGTGCTTTGTTGCAGAGTTTTGCTGATGACAGCTGGCACCGTACTAACCCATACGACCTGAACAGCGCATGGATCCCTGGGAAATACCCTGCATTACGCTTCAATGATGGCGGACACAGCAATTATAATAAAAACTCCACTTTTTGGCTACACAATGTAAGGTATCTGCGTGCCCGTACGCTTGAGATTGGTTATACCATACCCAAAAGATGGGCTGAGAAAATCAAGATCCAGAATGCCAGGGTATATGTAAACGGATATAACCTCTTTTCTATCGATAACCTGAGCGATTATGGCGTGGATCCGGAAATTGCAGACGATAACGGCCTACAATATCCACAGAACAAGTTCTTTAATATCGGTCTTAAACTAACGCTGTAA
- a CDS encoding RagB/SusD family nutrient uptake outer membrane protein, whose amino-acid sequence MKKIIYAFAAIAFLSFAQSCKKDSEFLDKQPTSTLPIDAVWKDPNLVLTVVGDLYDRYPDYQTIEGWWAFTDFDEGFASASGDYFRHQNLEYGYDAWRYWDMGVYGYVRDLNMFIKRGQESTALKAEDRDRFLAEARFIRAGVYFEMVKRMGGVPLITTVLDYNYSGDPSYLQFPRAKETEIYDFVISELEAVKTILPDNPTVQSRATKAAALAMESRAALYAGSIAKYSNSQLSLPGGEVGISSGLANAYFTKSLAAAKEIIDGGKYSLYKKNPNLSENFAALFTDKGSNPEVIFAKDFKLKTNKAHGFTIDNQPRSSAEEAQGGRLNPSLNLVQSFEKLDNTYASLASVDGSGNPVYYSGITDIFVGRDARLAGTVILPGTQFKGKTVDIWAGYQLADGSIVTGDNFGQTKTNVLPGNAGSVQVVGADGPVDGLEFSAQSGFYVRKYLDPATGSGQIGTRSDVWWIRYRYAEVLLNAAEAAFELGDPTTAANYIKQVRDRAGLTVALTPAQITFDRIVHERKVELAFEGHELWDMKRWRLADKVWNGNNMSAADFINANNIGSATRTSTQVFGLWPYKYYNPGNANHLKYVFKVIKPSRVTAAHRFRIGNYYSSIGQDVLNGNPKIVRNPNQ is encoded by the coding sequence ATGAAAAAAATTATATATGCATTTGCTGCCATTGCCTTTTTGAGTTTTGCGCAGTCTTGTAAAAAAGATTCAGAATTTTTAGATAAACAACCAACCAGTACCTTGCCCATTGATGCGGTATGGAAAGATCCTAATTTGGTACTAACCGTTGTTGGCGATCTTTACGATCGTTACCCGGATTACCAGACCATCGAGGGGTGGTGGGCTTTTACAGATTTTGATGAAGGTTTTGCCTCTGCTAGTGGTGACTATTTTCGCCACCAGAATTTAGAGTATGGTTATGATGCCTGGAGATACTGGGATATGGGTGTTTATGGTTATGTCCGCGACTTGAATATGTTTATTAAACGTGGGCAGGAATCTACCGCTTTGAAAGCAGAAGACCGCGATCGTTTCCTGGCTGAAGCGCGCTTTATCAGGGCGGGGGTATATTTCGAAATGGTAAAAAGAATGGGCGGTGTACCGTTAATCACAACCGTTTTAGATTATAATTACAGCGGCGATCCAAGTTACCTTCAGTTTCCAAGGGCAAAAGAAACCGAAATTTATGATTTTGTAATTTCAGAACTTGAAGCTGTAAAAACCATACTGCCCGATAATCCGACTGTACAGAGCAGGGCTACAAAAGCTGCGGCACTAGCCATGGAATCGAGAGCAGCATTATATGCGGGTTCAATCGCCAAATACAGCAACTCACAGTTAAGCCTGCCAGGTGGAGAAGTGGGTATATCATCGGGTCTGGCCAATGCTTATTTTACCAAATCCTTAGCTGCCGCAAAAGAGATTATCGATGGCGGCAAATATTCGCTTTACAAAAAGAACCCTAATCTATCTGAAAATTTCGCCGCGCTTTTTACTGATAAAGGCAGTAATCCGGAAGTGATTTTTGCAAAAGATTTTAAATTGAAAACCAATAAAGCTCATGGTTTTACCATCGATAACCAGCCACGTTCTTCTGCAGAGGAAGCGCAGGGCGGGCGGTTAAACCCATCTTTAAACCTGGTGCAGTCTTTCGAAAAACTGGATAACACTTATGCATCGCTGGCTTCGGTTGATGGAAGTGGTAACCCAGTTTATTACAGTGGTATTACTGATATTTTTGTAGGTCGTGATGCACGTTTGGCTGGAACCGTGATTCTTCCGGGAACGCAGTTTAAAGGTAAAACCGTTGATATCTGGGCTGGCTATCAATTAGCCGATGGCTCTATCGTAACAGGTGATAATTTTGGACAGACCAAAACAAATGTACTTCCGGGCAATGCAGGTTCGGTACAGGTGGTTGGTGCCGATGGTCCTGTAGATGGACTCGAATTCAGTGCACAATCAGGTTTTTATGTACGCAAATATTTAGATCCGGCAACAGGTTCAGGCCAGATCGGTACCCGGAGTGATGTTTGGTGGATCCGCTACCGTTATGCCGAGGTATTGCTAAATGCAGCCGAAGCAGCTTTTGAACTGGGCGATCCCACTACAGCAGCTAACTACATTAAACAAGTGAGAGACCGTGCAGGATTAACTGTTGCTTTAACCCCGGCGCAGATCACTTTCGACCGTATTGTACACGAGCGTAAAGTAGAATTAGCTTTTGAAGGACATGAACTTTGGGATATGAAACGCTGGAGACTGGCTGATAAAGTTTGGAACGGCAATAATATGTCAGCAGCCGATTTCATTAATGCAAACAATATTGGCAGCGCAACACGCACCAGTACACAGGTATTTGGTTTGTGGCCGTACAAATATTATAACCCTGGCAACGCAAACCATTTGAAATATGTTTTTAAGGTGATTAAACCAAGCCGTGTAACCGCTGCACACCGTTTCCGTATCGGAAATTACTATTCTTCAATCGGGCAGGATGTACTTAACGGAAACCCTAAAATTGTAAGAAACCCTAACCAATAA
- a CDS encoding DUF3823 domain-containing protein — MKIRFYFMIGAIIAVLFASCKKDNYDAPEADFTGRIVYKGEPISVQYGQVNFELWQSGFGNYSALNVNVSQDGAYSAKLFSGDYKLVFSPNQGPFLWKKNAAGRQDTIAVNISGSKIMDIEVMPYYMIRGAAITAAAGKINAFCKLEKIITNADGKDIENVSLYINKTQFVDGSNNIATQQISGAAIADLNNLNMSVTIPDITPSQNYVFARIGVKIAGVDDLIFTPVSKIGF; from the coding sequence ATGAAAATTAGATTTTATTTCATGATAGGGGCAATTATTGCAGTGCTTTTTGCTTCATGTAAAAAAGACAACTACGATGCACCTGAAGCCGATTTTACCGGACGGATTGTTTATAAAGGAGAACCCATCAGTGTCCAGTATGGTCAGGTTAATTTCGAACTCTGGCAGTCGGGTTTTGGTAACTATTCTGCACTGAACGTTAATGTGAGCCAGGATGGAGCCTATTCTGCCAAATTATTCAGTGGAGATTATAAATTGGTTTTTTCGCCGAATCAGGGACCTTTTTTATGGAAAAAGAATGCTGCCGGAAGACAGGATACCATTGCGGTAAACATTAGCGGCAGTAAAATCATGGATATCGAGGTAATGCCTTACTACATGATCCGCGGAGCCGCAATTACCGCTGCAGCAGGCAAAATAAATGCTTTTTGCAAGCTCGAAAAAATCATTACCAATGCCGATGGGAAGGATATAGAAAACGTATCGTTGTATATTAATAAAACACAATTTGTTGATGGCAGCAATAATATTGCTACCCAGCAGATCAGTGGTGCAGCCATCGCCGACCTCAATAACCTGAACATGAGTGTTACGATCCCAGACATTACACCCAGTCAAAATTATGTTTTTGCCCGGATAGGCGTTAAAATTGCCGGTGTTGACGATTTGATTTTTACACCTGTAAGTAAAATAGGTTTTTAG
- a CDS encoding glycoside hydrolase family 43 protein encodes MKYIYALFLCFSLCSISKEILAKPLNDTLYLADPTIFVDKGNYYLYGTSSDQGFLVYFSKDLKTWSKKAENNGFALKKGDAFGSKDFWAPQVFKRGNTYYMAYTADEQIAIAWSKSPLGPFKQETLKAISGTGKQIDPFVFTDADGKNYLYHVKLANGNRIYVSELKADFSDVIPNTAKECLSGTEFWENTPKTDWPVTEGPTVLKKDQLYYLFYSANDFRNPDYAVGYATSSSPTGPWIKYAGNPIISKKLLKINGTGHGDFFTDKNGAMQYVFHTHHNNQKVSPRATAIIKAAFAKDKNGTEQMQVDPKSFRFLMQGVN; translated from the coding sequence ATGAAATATATTTACGCCCTTTTTTTATGCTTCTCACTCTGTTCCATTAGCAAAGAAATACTTGCAAAACCGCTAAATGATACCCTTTATCTAGCCGATCCGACCATTTTTGTTGATAAAGGCAATTATTATCTATATGGTACCAGTAGTGATCAGGGTTTTTTGGTTTATTTTTCAAAAGACCTTAAAACCTGGAGTAAAAAGGCAGAAAATAATGGATTTGCTTTAAAAAAGGGCGATGCATTTGGGAGCAAAGATTTTTGGGCACCACAGGTATTTAAAAGAGGAAATACTTATTATATGGCCTACACCGCCGATGAACAGATTGCTATTGCCTGGAGCAAAAGTCCTTTAGGTCCATTTAAACAGGAAACGTTAAAAGCCATTTCTGGCACGGGAAAACAGATCGATCCCTTTGTATTTACCGATGCTGATGGGAAAAATTATCTTTATCATGTAAAACTGGCAAATGGTAACCGGATTTATGTATCCGAACTGAAGGCCGATTTTTCGGATGTCATCCCAAACACCGCAAAAGAATGTTTATCAGGAACCGAATTTTGGGAAAATACCCCAAAAACCGATTGGCCGGTAACTGAAGGTCCAACGGTACTCAAAAAAGATCAGCTTTATTACCTTTTTTATTCAGCAAACGATTTTAGAAATCCCGATTATGCTGTAGGTTATGCCACTTCAAGTTCGCCCACAGGGCCTTGGATAAAATATGCAGGTAACCCGATCATCAGTAAAAAATTATTGAAAATAAACGGTACTGGTCATGGCGATTTTTTTACCGATAAAAATGGGGCTATGCAGTATGTATTTCACACTCATCATAACAATCAAAAAGTATCGCCGAGGGCTACAGCTATTATAAAGGCTGCTTTTGCGAAAGATAAAAATGGTACTGAACAGATGCAGGTCGACCCTAAAAGTTTTCGCTTTTTAATGCAGGGCGTAAATTGA
- a CDS encoding family 43 glycosylhydrolase, which produces MNKLKIKLLFVLCLLVMEGLNAQTFTNPLLPSGADPYSYYKDGYYYYTHTTGNRVDLWKTKTLDGLKNAERKTIWKAPAGTMYSKEIWAPEVMFLRGKWYAYFAADDGKNENHRMYVLENASIDPMKGEWVFKGKIADPTNKWAIDGDVIDFKGQLYMIWSGWEGDQNGKQEIFIAKLKNPWTVDGNRVKISTPKFDWEKIGDLGGGAHVDVNEGPQFLVHDSKIFIVYSASGCWTDFYALGMLSASGKSNLLDPKSWTKADQPVFQQSPKDGVYAPGHNSFFKSPDGKEDWILYHANDKPGQGCGGFRSPRAQKFTWNADGTPNFGTPVKPGESLTSPSNHHNN; this is translated from the coding sequence ATGAATAAATTGAAAATAAAATTACTGTTCGTACTGTGCCTGTTGGTAATGGAAGGGTTAAATGCACAAACATTTACCAATCCCCTGTTGCCATCCGGTGCCGATCCTTATAGCTATTATAAAGATGGTTATTACTATTATACCCATACCACTGGTAACCGCGTAGACCTTTGGAAAACCAAAACCCTTGATGGCCTTAAAAATGCCGAGCGGAAAACCATCTGGAAAGCACCTGCCGGCACGATGTACAGTAAAGAAATATGGGCACCTGAAGTGATGTTTTTGAGGGGAAAATGGTATGCTTATTTTGCTGCAGATGATGGCAAAAATGAAAACCACCGCATGTACGTATTGGAAAACGCTTCCATCGATCCGATGAAGGGGGAGTGGGTATTTAAAGGCAAGATTGCCGATCCTACCAATAAATGGGCCATAGATGGCGATGTAATCGATTTTAAAGGCCAGTTATACATGATCTGGTCCGGATGGGAAGGAGACCAGAACGGTAAGCAGGAAATTTTTATCGCCAAACTTAAAAATCCATGGACGGTTGATGGGAACCGCGTAAAAATTTCTACCCCAAAATTTGACTGGGAAAAAATAGGCGACCTGGGCGGTGGTGCCCACGTTGATGTAAACGAGGGGCCACAGTTTCTGGTACATGACAGTAAAATTTTTATCGTCTATTCAGCCAGCGGCTGCTGGACTGATTTTTATGCACTGGGCATGCTTTCAGCTTCAGGAAAAAGCAACCTGCTCGACCCAAAATCCTGGACGAAAGCCGATCAGCCTGTTTTTCAACAATCACCAAAAGATGGTGTTTACGCTCCGGGGCACAATTCGTTTTTTAAATCTCCTGATGGGAAAGAAGACTGGATCCTTTACCATGCAAACGATAAACCAGGGCAGGGCTGTGGTGGCTTCCGTTCTCCAAGGGCACAAAAATTTACCTGGAATGCTGATGGTACACCAAATTTTGGAACTCCGGTAAAACCGGGCGAAAGTTTAACCTCACCATCAAACCACCATAATAACTAA
- a CDS encoding cellulase family glycosylhydrolase yields the protein MNLKNYVVLAVMSLSISTGFAQKTKKSTEPAKVWSVEKANAWYSEHKWLTGANYIPSNAINQLEMWQADTFSPDLIDKELGWAESIGFNTLRVFLYSKAWSQDPTGFKKRIDQFVAITQKHGIKPMFVFFDDCWNKTSAIGKQPEPKTGIHNSGWLQDPGDPAFKEEANFPELEKYVKDVLTHFAHDKRILLWDLYNEPGNSGKLEATIPLLNKTISWARAVNPDQPISIGLWSWGFEKLNAIQLANSDIITYHNYEAPEWHQRTIDLLKANGRPLICTEYMARSRNSRFSNILPMLKNENVGAINWGFAAGKTNTKYAWDTPLADGSDPIEWFHEIFQPDGTPYRQEEVNLIKKLNNK from the coding sequence ATGAACCTAAAAAACTATGTTGTCCTTGCTGTAATGAGCCTAAGCATCAGCACGGGCTTTGCACAAAAAACAAAAAAAAGCACCGAACCTGCAAAGGTTTGGTCAGTAGAAAAAGCCAATGCCTGGTATAGCGAGCACAAATGGTTAACCGGCGCAAATTACATTCCATCTAATGCCATCAACCAGTTGGAGATGTGGCAGGCAGATACTTTTTCCCCCGATCTGATCGACAAAGAGCTGGGCTGGGCAGAAAGTATCGGCTTTAATACGCTTCGTGTGTTTTTATACAGTAAAGCCTGGAGCCAGGATCCGACAGGTTTCAAAAAACGCATAGACCAGTTTGTAGCCATTACCCAAAAACATGGCATCAAGCCCATGTTTGTGTTCTTTGATGATTGCTGGAACAAAACTTCGGCCATTGGCAAACAACCTGAACCAAAAACAGGCATCCATAATTCGGGCTGGTTACAGGATCCTGGCGATCCGGCTTTCAAAGAAGAAGCTAACTTCCCCGAACTGGAAAAATATGTAAAAGACGTGCTTACCCATTTTGCACACGACAAAAGAATTTTACTTTGGGATTTATATAACGAACCCGGAAACAGCGGAAAATTGGAAGCAACTATTCCTTTGTTAAATAAAACCATCAGCTGGGCACGCGCAGTTAATCCCGATCAGCCTATTTCCATTGGGTTGTGGAGCTGGGGTTTCGAAAAACTGAATGCCATACAACTCGCCAATTCGGATATCATCACCTACCATAATTACGAGGCACCAGAATGGCACCAACGTACCATCGACCTGCTGAAGGCCAATGGAAGACCATTGATCTGTACCGAATATATGGCGCGATCACGTAACAGCCGTTTTTCCAATATCCTCCCAATGCTTAAAAACGAGAATGTTGGCGCTATCAACTGGGGTTTTGCCGCAGGTAAAACCAATACCAAATATGCCTGGGATACCCCACTTGCCGATGGATCTGATCCGATTGAATGGTTCCACGAAATTTTTCAGCCTGATGGTACGCCTTACCGCCAGGAAGAAGTTAATCTGATCAAAAAACTCAATAACAAATAA
- a CDS encoding glycoside hydrolase family 2 protein, which translates to MNKKVSIFLSLMGLSLSLSAQQQDKSWSMVKGKISSPWAQEVNPKDVLPEYPRPQLERTGNWKNLNGLWDYAISEKSQRLAINQGKILVPFAVESALSGVGKTVGKDSLLWYKTTFTVPSNMKGKEILLHFGAVDWRTTVSLNGKEVGKHEGGFDPFSFNITPFLNKSGSQTLTVEVWDPTDEGPQPRGKQVKRPEGIWYTPVTGIWQTVWIEAVNKSHIDHIKITPDIDHQSLAVTSVLTGAASGDQVKVSAWDGTTKVAEQTGDGNAAITLKIANPKLWSPRSPFLYDLKVELLAKNKKVDEVKSYFAMRKSSIGKDKNGIQRMLLNNEFVFQYGPLDQGWWPDGLYTAPTDAALKFDVDKTKEMGFNMIRKHIKVEPARWYYYCDKAGMLVWQDMPSGDLGNGWENRPGILDHGSDQNRTAESEGYYKKEWNAIIDALYNVPSIVVWTPFNEAWGQFKTVEIAKWTKEKDPTRLVNTASGGNFHPIGDIIDLHNYPHPAMPSPDYFGKEYALVLGEFGGLGLPIDGHVWQQKNNWGYQSFKNKTDLFNKYAEFAKRLEQLIPLGLSAGVYTQTTDVEVETNGLMTYDRKDIKFSEAQMKALHDKLYQINVPVQK; encoded by the coding sequence ATGAATAAAAAAGTATCTATTTTCTTATCGCTGATGGGGCTTTCGCTTTCCCTGTCCGCACAGCAGCAAGACAAATCGTGGTCGATGGTGAAAGGAAAAATCTCTTCACCATGGGCACAGGAAGTTAACCCTAAGGATGTATTACCAGAATATCCCCGCCCTCAGCTTGAGCGCACTGGTAACTGGAAAAACCTGAACGGCCTTTGGGATTATGCCATTTCTGAAAAATCGCAGCGTCTGGCCATTAATCAGGGTAAAATACTTGTTCCATTTGCGGTAGAATCAGCACTTTCGGGGGTGGGTAAAACTGTCGGGAAAGACAGTTTGTTATGGTACAAAACCACATTTACGGTTCCTTCAAATATGAAAGGCAAAGAAATTTTACTTCATTTCGGTGCTGTTGACTGGAGAACAACTGTAAGCCTTAACGGCAAAGAGGTGGGGAAACATGAAGGTGGTTTTGATCCTTTTAGTTTTAATATTACGCCATTTTTAAATAAAAGTGGTAGCCAAACCTTAACTGTAGAAGTTTGGGATCCGACAGATGAAGGACCTCAACCGAGGGGCAAACAGGTTAAAAGACCTGAAGGCATCTGGTACACTCCGGTAACCGGTATCTGGCAAACGGTATGGATCGAAGCGGTAAACAAATCACATATCGATCACATTAAAATAACCCCTGACATTGATCATCAATCATTGGCTGTTACATCAGTTTTAACGGGGGCTGCTTCAGGTGACCAGGTAAAAGTTTCGGCCTGGGATGGCACAACAAAGGTTGCCGAACAAACCGGTGATGGCAATGCCGCAATTACCTTAAAAATTGCTAATCCAAAGTTATGGAGTCCCAGGAGCCCGTTTTTATACGATTTAAAAGTAGAGCTACTGGCTAAAAACAAAAAAGTTGATGAGGTGAAAAGCTATTTCGCCATGCGTAAAAGCTCGATCGGGAAAGACAAGAATGGCATACAGCGAATGTTATTGAACAACGAATTTGTTTTTCAGTACGGTCCGCTTGATCAGGGATGGTGGCCGGACGGTCTGTACACCGCACCGACCGATGCTGCTTTGAAATTCGATGTGGATAAAACCAAAGAAATGGGCTTCAATATGATTAGGAAACACATTAAGGTAGAACCAGCCCGTTGGTACTATTATTGCGATAAAGCCGGAATGCTGGTTTGGCAGGATATGCCGAGCGGCGATCTGGGTAATGGCTGGGAAAACCGTCCGGGTATTTTAGACCATGGCTCGGATCAAAACAGGACTGCTGAATCAGAAGGTTATTACAAAAAAGAATGGAACGCCATTATTGATGCACTTTATAATGTGCCTTCTATCGTAGTGTGGACACCTTTTAATGAAGCCTGGGGGCAGTTTAAAACCGTAGAAATTGCCAAATGGACCAAGGAGAAAGATCCTACCAGATTGGTAAATACGGCCAGTGGGGGTAATTTCCATCCAATAGGCGACATTATCGATCTGCATAACTACCCACATCCTGCAATGCCAAGTCCTGATTATTTTGGAAAAGAATATGCGTTGGTGTTAGGTGAGTTTGGAGGTCTTGGTCTTCCTATCGACGGGCATGTGTGGCAACAGAAAAATAACTGGGGTTATCAAAGTTTCAAAAATAAGACTGATTTATTTAACAAATACGCAGAGTTTGCCAAACGTTTGGAGCAATTGATCCCGCTAGGACTTTCGGCCGGAGTTTACACCCAGACTACTGATGTGGAGGTAGAAACCAACGGATTAATGACCTACGATAGGAAAGACATCAAATTTTCAGAAGCACAGATGAAAGCTTTGCATGATAAATTATATCAGATTAACGTACCGGTGCAGAAATAA